Proteins encoded within one genomic window of Rhododendron vialii isolate Sample 1 chromosome 1a, ASM3025357v1:
- the LOC131306764 gene encoding B3 domain-containing protein Os02g0598200-like isoform X6 has translation MGTPACAECDRNCLLIHGKNKDPSPVVQSFFKIMIGDNFSKVLFLPPKIGRTMPNLASKETQLEDASGQRWTVTLSWREESLAFHQGWASFSREHGLEVGDLLVFHYILGSHFVVQIYGKNGCERLHFSAENGSRKKRRKNTPSAAKDGKYHSTDRNTMNEQDQVASVLSGSNMEIVTDNALITANGSPRKMLNEVQLCMIGMEARHRHEDHRNSLYDLSNFEMQRTSDVDGTAVVLEHEWSPCDGNILLTSQAGADIVDRIPATEKVVAPDVPNLEVPEANEDFQVTEKVVLVSTKDSGDGNTIGGEQSEKTKSREKINEAKTKQLEMKTEVCGFRDIVNEKYPEPKDSGNSSNHPAKKEDYVFKAVKTEPVDTSDSLSADSGTTSLMVAETKAFLELPRRLPKVKPKGQGDSGSRRAVVLLRDPESRLWPVVYHEKSQIKALTSGWEAFVKENSIQPGDECAFEVENECEGTSKNEREVIFKVGIVRK, from the exons ATGGGTACACCAGCGTGTGCGGAGTGTGATCGGAATTGCTTATTGATTCATGGAAAGAATAAAGACCCGTCACCTGTTGTCCaatcctttttcaaaatcatgattggcgataatttttcaaaagttttg TTCTTGCCTCCTAAAATCGGCCGGACGATGCCAAACTTGGCAAGTAAGGAAACTCAGCTGGAGGATGCAAGTGGACAAAGGTGGACGGTGACATTATCCTGGCGAGAGGAGTCCTTGGCTTTTCATCAAGGTTGGGCTTCTTTCTCTCGAGAACATGGCCTGGAAGTTGGAGATCTCTTGGTGTTCCATTACATTTTGGGTTCTCACTTTGTTGTGCAAATCTATGGGAAAAATGGGTGTGAAAGACTCCATTTTTCTGCAGAAAATGGCAGCcggaagaaaagaaggaaaaacacaCCTTCTGCTGCCAAAGATGGAAAATATCACTCGACTGATCGTAATACAATGAACGAACAGGATCAAGTTGCTTCTGTTTTATCTGGTTCAAACATGGAAATAGTCACAGACAACGCTTTGATTACTGCTAATGGTTCTCCAAGAAAAATGTTGAATGAAGTACAGTTGTGTATGATTGGCATGGAGGCTAGACACAGGCATGAGGATCACAGGAACTCTCTATATGACTTGTCTAACTTTGAAATGCAGAGGACATCTGATGTTGATGGAACTGCTGTAGTTTTAGAACATGAATGGTCTCCTTGCGATGGTAATATACTGTTAACATCTCAAGCCGGAGCAGATATAGTGGATAGAATTCCAGCGACTGAAAAGGTTGTTGCCCCGGATGTACCTAACTTGGAAGTTCCTGAGGCCAATGAAGATTTTCAAGTGACGGAGAAAGTAGTACTTGTCTCTACGAAAGATTCTGGCGATGGAAACACAATTGGAGGCGAGCAGAGTGAAAAGACAAAATCAA GAGAGAAAATCAACGAAGCAAAAACCAAGCAATTGGAGATGAAAACAGAAGTCTGTGGCTTTAGGGATATTGTAAATG AAAAGTATCCAGAGCCCAAAGACTCTGGTAACAGTTCCAACCATCCTGCAAAAAAGGAAGATTATGTCTTCAAAGCTGTCAAAACTGAACCTGTTGATACATCTGATTCGCTGTCTGCAGATTCTGGCACCACCTCCTTAATGGTGGCTGAAACGAAGGCTTTTCTT GAGTTACCAAGGCGCTTGCCTAAAGTAAAGCCAAAGGGCCAAGGGGATTCGGGAAGCCGAAGGGCAGTTGTTCTCCTACGGGACCCGGAATCTAGATTATGGCCCGTCGTCTACCATGAGAAATCTCAAATCAAAGCACTGACAAGTGGATGGGAAGCGTTTGTTAAGGAAAACAGCATTCAACCAGGAGACGAATGTGCTTTCGAAGTTGAGAACGAGTGCGAGGGCACATCCAAGAACGAGCGCGAGGTCATATTCAAAGTCGGTATCGTTCGAAAGTAA
- the LOC131306764 gene encoding B3 domain-containing protein Os02g0598200-like isoform X3 yields the protein MGTPACAECDRNCLLIHGKNKDPSPVVQSFFKIMIGDNFSKVLFLPPKIGRTMPNLASKETQLEDASGQRWTVTLSWREESLAFHQGWASFSREHGLEVGDLLVFHYILGSHFVVQIYGKNGCERLHFSAENGSRKKRRKNTPSAAKDGKYHSTDRNTMNEQDQVASVLSGSNMEIVTDNALITANGSPRKMLNEVQLCMIGMEARHRHEDHRNSLYDLSNFEMQRTSDVDGTAVVLEHEWSPCDGNILLTSQAGADIVDRIPATEKVVAPDVPNLEVPEANEDFQVTEKVVLVSTKDSGDGNTIGGEQSEKTKSSSYQILIPQTEDTPIMPSCQSAPQKSAAGEKINEAKTKQLEMKTEVCGFRDIVNEKYPEPKDSGNSSNHPAKKEDYVFKAVKTEPVDTSDSLSADSGTTSLMVAETKAFLELPRRLPKVKPKGQGDSGSRRAVVLLRDPESRLWPVVYHEKSQIKALTSGWEAFVKENSIQPGDECAFEVENECEGTSKNEREVIFKVGIVRK from the exons ATGGGTACACCAGCGTGTGCGGAGTGTGATCGGAATTGCTTATTGATTCATGGAAAGAATAAAGACCCGTCACCTGTTGTCCaatcctttttcaaaatcatgattggcgataatttttcaaaagttttg TTCTTGCCTCCTAAAATCGGCCGGACGATGCCAAACTTGGCAAGTAAGGAAACTCAGCTGGAGGATGCAAGTGGACAAAGGTGGACGGTGACATTATCCTGGCGAGAGGAGTCCTTGGCTTTTCATCAAGGTTGGGCTTCTTTCTCTCGAGAACATGGCCTGGAAGTTGGAGATCTCTTGGTGTTCCATTACATTTTGGGTTCTCACTTTGTTGTGCAAATCTATGGGAAAAATGGGTGTGAAAGACTCCATTTTTCTGCAGAAAATGGCAGCcggaagaaaagaaggaaaaacacaCCTTCTGCTGCCAAAGATGGAAAATATCACTCGACTGATCGTAATACAATGAACGAACAGGATCAAGTTGCTTCTGTTTTATCTGGTTCAAACATGGAAATAGTCACAGACAACGCTTTGATTACTGCTAATGGTTCTCCAAGAAAAATGTTGAATGAAGTACAGTTGTGTATGATTGGCATGGAGGCTAGACACAGGCATGAGGATCACAGGAACTCTCTATATGACTTGTCTAACTTTGAAATGCAGAGGACATCTGATGTTGATGGAACTGCTGTAGTTTTAGAACATGAATGGTCTCCTTGCGATGGTAATATACTGTTAACATCTCAAGCCGGAGCAGATATAGTGGATAGAATTCCAGCGACTGAAAAGGTTGTTGCCCCGGATGTACCTAACTTGGAAGTTCCTGAGGCCAATGAAGATTTTCAAGTGACGGAGAAAGTAGTACTTGTCTCTACGAAAGATTCTGGCGATGGAAACACAATTGGAGGCGAGCAGAGTGAAAAGACAAAATCAA GTAGCTATCAGATTCTGATTCCCCAAACAGAAGATACCCCCATCATGCCCAGCTGTCAAAGTGCACCACAGAAATCTGCTG CAGGAGAGAAAATCAACGAAGCAAAAACCAAGCAATTGGAGATGAAAACAGAAGTCTGTGGCTTTAGGGATATTGTAAATG AAAAGTATCCAGAGCCCAAAGACTCTGGTAACAGTTCCAACCATCCTGCAAAAAAGGAAGATTATGTCTTCAAAGCTGTCAAAACTGAACCTGTTGATACATCTGATTCGCTGTCTGCAGATTCTGGCACCACCTCCTTAATGGTGGCTGAAACGAAGGCTTTTCTT GAGTTACCAAGGCGCTTGCCTAAAGTAAAGCCAAAGGGCCAAGGGGATTCGGGAAGCCGAAGGGCAGTTGTTCTCCTACGGGACCCGGAATCTAGATTATGGCCCGTCGTCTACCATGAGAAATCTCAAATCAAAGCACTGACAAGTGGATGGGAAGCGTTTGTTAAGGAAAACAGCATTCAACCAGGAGACGAATGTGCTTTCGAAGTTGAGAACGAGTGCGAGGGCACATCCAAGAACGAGCGCGAGGTCATATTCAAAGTCGGTATCGTTCGAAAGTAA
- the LOC131306764 gene encoding uncharacterized protein LOC131306764 isoform X1 encodes MGTPACAECDRNCLLIHGKNKDPSPVVQSFFKIMIGDNFSKVLFLPPKIGRTMPNLASKETQLEDASGQRWTVTLSWREESLAFHQGWASFSREHGLEVGDLLVFHYILGSHFVVQIYGKNGCERLHFSAENGSRKKRRKNTPSAAKDGKYHSTDRNTMNEQDQVASVLSGSNMEIVTDNALITANGSPRKMLNEVQLCMIGMEARHRHEDHRNSLYDLSNFEMQRTSDVDGTAVVLEHEWSPCDGNILLTSQAGADIVDRIPATEKVVAPDVPNLEVPEANEDFQVTEKVVLVSTKDSGDGNTIGGEQSEKTKSSSYQILIPQTEDTPIMPSCQSAPQKSAGASKFCGLPASVQTHNFQSAGEKINEAKTKQLEMKTEVCGFRDIVNEKYPEPKDSGNSSNHPAKKEDYVFKAVKTEPVDTSDSLSADSGTTSLMVAETKAFLELPRRLPKVKPKGQGDSGSRRAVVLLRDPESRLWPVVYHEKSQIKALTSGWEAFVKENSIQPGDECAFEVENECEGTSKNEREVIFKVGIVRK; translated from the exons ATGGGTACACCAGCGTGTGCGGAGTGTGATCGGAATTGCTTATTGATTCATGGAAAGAATAAAGACCCGTCACCTGTTGTCCaatcctttttcaaaatcatgattggcgataatttttcaaaagttttg TTCTTGCCTCCTAAAATCGGCCGGACGATGCCAAACTTGGCAAGTAAGGAAACTCAGCTGGAGGATGCAAGTGGACAAAGGTGGACGGTGACATTATCCTGGCGAGAGGAGTCCTTGGCTTTTCATCAAGGTTGGGCTTCTTTCTCTCGAGAACATGGCCTGGAAGTTGGAGATCTCTTGGTGTTCCATTACATTTTGGGTTCTCACTTTGTTGTGCAAATCTATGGGAAAAATGGGTGTGAAAGACTCCATTTTTCTGCAGAAAATGGCAGCcggaagaaaagaaggaaaaacacaCCTTCTGCTGCCAAAGATGGAAAATATCACTCGACTGATCGTAATACAATGAACGAACAGGATCAAGTTGCTTCTGTTTTATCTGGTTCAAACATGGAAATAGTCACAGACAACGCTTTGATTACTGCTAATGGTTCTCCAAGAAAAATGTTGAATGAAGTACAGTTGTGTATGATTGGCATGGAGGCTAGACACAGGCATGAGGATCACAGGAACTCTCTATATGACTTGTCTAACTTTGAAATGCAGAGGACATCTGATGTTGATGGAACTGCTGTAGTTTTAGAACATGAATGGTCTCCTTGCGATGGTAATATACTGTTAACATCTCAAGCCGGAGCAGATATAGTGGATAGAATTCCAGCGACTGAAAAGGTTGTTGCCCCGGATGTACCTAACTTGGAAGTTCCTGAGGCCAATGAAGATTTTCAAGTGACGGAGAAAGTAGTACTTGTCTCTACGAAAGATTCTGGCGATGGAAACACAATTGGAGGCGAGCAGAGTGAAAAGACAAAATCAA GTAGCTATCAGATTCTGATTCCCCAAACAGAAGATACCCCCATCATGCCCAGCTGTCAAAGTGCACCACAGAAATCTGCTGGTGCTTCAAAGTTCTGTGGCTTACCAGCCTCTGTTCAAACTcacaattttcaatccg CAGGAGAGAAAATCAACGAAGCAAAAACCAAGCAATTGGAGATGAAAACAGAAGTCTGTGGCTTTAGGGATATTGTAAATG AAAAGTATCCAGAGCCCAAAGACTCTGGTAACAGTTCCAACCATCCTGCAAAAAAGGAAGATTATGTCTTCAAAGCTGTCAAAACTGAACCTGTTGATACATCTGATTCGCTGTCTGCAGATTCTGGCACCACCTCCTTAATGGTGGCTGAAACGAAGGCTTTTCTT GAGTTACCAAGGCGCTTGCCTAAAGTAAAGCCAAAGGGCCAAGGGGATTCGGGAAGCCGAAGGGCAGTTGTTCTCCTACGGGACCCGGAATCTAGATTATGGCCCGTCGTCTACCATGAGAAATCTCAAATCAAAGCACTGACAAGTGGATGGGAAGCGTTTGTTAAGGAAAACAGCATTCAACCAGGAGACGAATGTGCTTTCGAAGTTGAGAACGAGTGCGAGGGCACATCCAAGAACGAGCGCGAGGTCATATTCAAAGTCGGTATCGTTCGAAAGTAA
- the LOC131306764 gene encoding B3 domain-containing protein Os02g0598200-like isoform X5, whose protein sequence is MGTPACAECDRNCLLIHGKNKDPSPVVQSFFKIMIGDNFSKVLFLPPKIGRTMPNLASKETQLEDASGQRWTVTLSWREESLAFHQGWASFSREHGLEVGDLLVFHYILGSHFVVQIYGKNGCERLHFSAENGSRKKRRKNTPSAAKDGKYHSTDRNTMNEQDQVASVLSGSNMEIVTDNALITANGSPRKMLNEVQLCMIGMEARHRHEDHRNSLYDLSNFEMQRTSDVDGTAVVLEHEWSPCDGNILLTSQAGADIVDRIPATEKVVAPDVPNLEVPEANEDFQVTEKVVLVSTKDSGDGNTIGGEQSEKTKSTGEKINEAKTKQLEMKTEVCGFRDIVNEKYPEPKDSGNSSNHPAKKEDYVFKAVKTEPVDTSDSLSADSGTTSLMVAETKAFLELPRRLPKVKPKGQGDSGSRRAVVLLRDPESRLWPVVYHEKSQIKALTSGWEAFVKENSIQPGDECAFEVENECEGTSKNEREVIFKVGIVRK, encoded by the exons ATGGGTACACCAGCGTGTGCGGAGTGTGATCGGAATTGCTTATTGATTCATGGAAAGAATAAAGACCCGTCACCTGTTGTCCaatcctttttcaaaatcatgattggcgataatttttcaaaagttttg TTCTTGCCTCCTAAAATCGGCCGGACGATGCCAAACTTGGCAAGTAAGGAAACTCAGCTGGAGGATGCAAGTGGACAAAGGTGGACGGTGACATTATCCTGGCGAGAGGAGTCCTTGGCTTTTCATCAAGGTTGGGCTTCTTTCTCTCGAGAACATGGCCTGGAAGTTGGAGATCTCTTGGTGTTCCATTACATTTTGGGTTCTCACTTTGTTGTGCAAATCTATGGGAAAAATGGGTGTGAAAGACTCCATTTTTCTGCAGAAAATGGCAGCcggaagaaaagaaggaaaaacacaCCTTCTGCTGCCAAAGATGGAAAATATCACTCGACTGATCGTAATACAATGAACGAACAGGATCAAGTTGCTTCTGTTTTATCTGGTTCAAACATGGAAATAGTCACAGACAACGCTTTGATTACTGCTAATGGTTCTCCAAGAAAAATGTTGAATGAAGTACAGTTGTGTATGATTGGCATGGAGGCTAGACACAGGCATGAGGATCACAGGAACTCTCTATATGACTTGTCTAACTTTGAAATGCAGAGGACATCTGATGTTGATGGAACTGCTGTAGTTTTAGAACATGAATGGTCTCCTTGCGATGGTAATATACTGTTAACATCTCAAGCCGGAGCAGATATAGTGGATAGAATTCCAGCGACTGAAAAGGTTGTTGCCCCGGATGTACCTAACTTGGAAGTTCCTGAGGCCAATGAAGATTTTCAAGTGACGGAGAAAGTAGTACTTGTCTCTACGAAAGATTCTGGCGATGGAAACACAATTGGAGGCGAGCAGAGTGAAAAGACAAAATCAA CAGGAGAGAAAATCAACGAAGCAAAAACCAAGCAATTGGAGATGAAAACAGAAGTCTGTGGCTTTAGGGATATTGTAAATG AAAAGTATCCAGAGCCCAAAGACTCTGGTAACAGTTCCAACCATCCTGCAAAAAAGGAAGATTATGTCTTCAAAGCTGTCAAAACTGAACCTGTTGATACATCTGATTCGCTGTCTGCAGATTCTGGCACCACCTCCTTAATGGTGGCTGAAACGAAGGCTTTTCTT GAGTTACCAAGGCGCTTGCCTAAAGTAAAGCCAAAGGGCCAAGGGGATTCGGGAAGCCGAAGGGCAGTTGTTCTCCTACGGGACCCGGAATCTAGATTATGGCCCGTCGTCTACCATGAGAAATCTCAAATCAAAGCACTGACAAGTGGATGGGAAGCGTTTGTTAAGGAAAACAGCATTCAACCAGGAGACGAATGTGCTTTCGAAGTTGAGAACGAGTGCGAGGGCACATCCAAGAACGAGCGCGAGGTCATATTCAAAGTCGGTATCGTTCGAAAGTAA
- the LOC131306764 gene encoding uncharacterized protein LOC131306764 isoform X2, whose product MGTPACAECDRNCLLIHGKNKDPSPVVQSFFKIMIGDNFSKVLFLPPKIGRTMPNLASKETQLEDASGQRWTVTLSWREESLAFHQGWASFSREHGLEVGDLLVFHYILGSHFVVQIYGKNGCERLHFSAENGSRKKRRKNTPSAAKDGKYHSTDRNTMNEQDQVASVLSGSNMEIVTDNALITANGSPRKMLNEVQLCMIGMEARHRHEDHRNSLYDLSNFEMQRTSDVDGTAVVLEHEWSPCDGNILLTSQAGADIVDRIPATEKVVAPDVPNLEVPEANEDFQVTEKVVLVSTKDSGDGNTIGGEQSEKTKSSSYQILIPQTEDTPIMPSCQSAPQKSAGASKFCGLPASVQTHNFQSGEKINEAKTKQLEMKTEVCGFRDIVNEKYPEPKDSGNSSNHPAKKEDYVFKAVKTEPVDTSDSLSADSGTTSLMVAETKAFLELPRRLPKVKPKGQGDSGSRRAVVLLRDPESRLWPVVYHEKSQIKALTSGWEAFVKENSIQPGDECAFEVENECEGTSKNEREVIFKVGIVRK is encoded by the exons ATGGGTACACCAGCGTGTGCGGAGTGTGATCGGAATTGCTTATTGATTCATGGAAAGAATAAAGACCCGTCACCTGTTGTCCaatcctttttcaaaatcatgattggcgataatttttcaaaagttttg TTCTTGCCTCCTAAAATCGGCCGGACGATGCCAAACTTGGCAAGTAAGGAAACTCAGCTGGAGGATGCAAGTGGACAAAGGTGGACGGTGACATTATCCTGGCGAGAGGAGTCCTTGGCTTTTCATCAAGGTTGGGCTTCTTTCTCTCGAGAACATGGCCTGGAAGTTGGAGATCTCTTGGTGTTCCATTACATTTTGGGTTCTCACTTTGTTGTGCAAATCTATGGGAAAAATGGGTGTGAAAGACTCCATTTTTCTGCAGAAAATGGCAGCcggaagaaaagaaggaaaaacacaCCTTCTGCTGCCAAAGATGGAAAATATCACTCGACTGATCGTAATACAATGAACGAACAGGATCAAGTTGCTTCTGTTTTATCTGGTTCAAACATGGAAATAGTCACAGACAACGCTTTGATTACTGCTAATGGTTCTCCAAGAAAAATGTTGAATGAAGTACAGTTGTGTATGATTGGCATGGAGGCTAGACACAGGCATGAGGATCACAGGAACTCTCTATATGACTTGTCTAACTTTGAAATGCAGAGGACATCTGATGTTGATGGAACTGCTGTAGTTTTAGAACATGAATGGTCTCCTTGCGATGGTAATATACTGTTAACATCTCAAGCCGGAGCAGATATAGTGGATAGAATTCCAGCGACTGAAAAGGTTGTTGCCCCGGATGTACCTAACTTGGAAGTTCCTGAGGCCAATGAAGATTTTCAAGTGACGGAGAAAGTAGTACTTGTCTCTACGAAAGATTCTGGCGATGGAAACACAATTGGAGGCGAGCAGAGTGAAAAGACAAAATCAA GTAGCTATCAGATTCTGATTCCCCAAACAGAAGATACCCCCATCATGCCCAGCTGTCAAAGTGCACCACAGAAATCTGCTGGTGCTTCAAAGTTCTGTGGCTTACCAGCCTCTGTTCAAACTcacaattttcaatccg GAGAGAAAATCAACGAAGCAAAAACCAAGCAATTGGAGATGAAAACAGAAGTCTGTGGCTTTAGGGATATTGTAAATG AAAAGTATCCAGAGCCCAAAGACTCTGGTAACAGTTCCAACCATCCTGCAAAAAAGGAAGATTATGTCTTCAAAGCTGTCAAAACTGAACCTGTTGATACATCTGATTCGCTGTCTGCAGATTCTGGCACCACCTCCTTAATGGTGGCTGAAACGAAGGCTTTTCTT GAGTTACCAAGGCGCTTGCCTAAAGTAAAGCCAAAGGGCCAAGGGGATTCGGGAAGCCGAAGGGCAGTTGTTCTCCTACGGGACCCGGAATCTAGATTATGGCCCGTCGTCTACCATGAGAAATCTCAAATCAAAGCACTGACAAGTGGATGGGAAGCGTTTGTTAAGGAAAACAGCATTCAACCAGGAGACGAATGTGCTTTCGAAGTTGAGAACGAGTGCGAGGGCACATCCAAGAACGAGCGCGAGGTCATATTCAAAGTCGGTATCGTTCGAAAGTAA
- the LOC131306764 gene encoding B3 domain-containing protein Os02g0598200-like isoform X4: MGTPACAECDRNCLLIHGKNKDPSPVVQSFFKIMIGDNFSKVLFLPPKIGRTMPNLASKETQLEDASGQRWTVTLSWREESLAFHQGWASFSREHGLEVGDLLVFHYILGSHFVVQIYGKNGCERLHFSAENGSRKKRRKNTPSAAKDGKYHSTDRNTMNEQDQVASVLSGSNMEIVTDNALITANGSPRKMLNEVQLCMIGMEARHRHEDHRNSLYDLSNFEMQRTSDVDGTAVVLEHEWSPCDGNILLTSQAGADIVDRIPATEKVVAPDVPNLEVPEANEDFQVTEKVVLVSTKDSGDGNTIGGEQSEKTKSSSYQILIPQTEDTPIMPSCQSAPQKSAGEKINEAKTKQLEMKTEVCGFRDIVNEKYPEPKDSGNSSNHPAKKEDYVFKAVKTEPVDTSDSLSADSGTTSLMVAETKAFLELPRRLPKVKPKGQGDSGSRRAVVLLRDPESRLWPVVYHEKSQIKALTSGWEAFVKENSIQPGDECAFEVENECEGTSKNEREVIFKVGIVRK; encoded by the exons ATGGGTACACCAGCGTGTGCGGAGTGTGATCGGAATTGCTTATTGATTCATGGAAAGAATAAAGACCCGTCACCTGTTGTCCaatcctttttcaaaatcatgattggcgataatttttcaaaagttttg TTCTTGCCTCCTAAAATCGGCCGGACGATGCCAAACTTGGCAAGTAAGGAAACTCAGCTGGAGGATGCAAGTGGACAAAGGTGGACGGTGACATTATCCTGGCGAGAGGAGTCCTTGGCTTTTCATCAAGGTTGGGCTTCTTTCTCTCGAGAACATGGCCTGGAAGTTGGAGATCTCTTGGTGTTCCATTACATTTTGGGTTCTCACTTTGTTGTGCAAATCTATGGGAAAAATGGGTGTGAAAGACTCCATTTTTCTGCAGAAAATGGCAGCcggaagaaaagaaggaaaaacacaCCTTCTGCTGCCAAAGATGGAAAATATCACTCGACTGATCGTAATACAATGAACGAACAGGATCAAGTTGCTTCTGTTTTATCTGGTTCAAACATGGAAATAGTCACAGACAACGCTTTGATTACTGCTAATGGTTCTCCAAGAAAAATGTTGAATGAAGTACAGTTGTGTATGATTGGCATGGAGGCTAGACACAGGCATGAGGATCACAGGAACTCTCTATATGACTTGTCTAACTTTGAAATGCAGAGGACATCTGATGTTGATGGAACTGCTGTAGTTTTAGAACATGAATGGTCTCCTTGCGATGGTAATATACTGTTAACATCTCAAGCCGGAGCAGATATAGTGGATAGAATTCCAGCGACTGAAAAGGTTGTTGCCCCGGATGTACCTAACTTGGAAGTTCCTGAGGCCAATGAAGATTTTCAAGTGACGGAGAAAGTAGTACTTGTCTCTACGAAAGATTCTGGCGATGGAAACACAATTGGAGGCGAGCAGAGTGAAAAGACAAAATCAA GTAGCTATCAGATTCTGATTCCCCAAACAGAAGATACCCCCATCATGCCCAGCTGTCAAAGTGCACCACAGAAATCTGCTG GAGAGAAAATCAACGAAGCAAAAACCAAGCAATTGGAGATGAAAACAGAAGTCTGTGGCTTTAGGGATATTGTAAATG AAAAGTATCCAGAGCCCAAAGACTCTGGTAACAGTTCCAACCATCCTGCAAAAAAGGAAGATTATGTCTTCAAAGCTGTCAAAACTGAACCTGTTGATACATCTGATTCGCTGTCTGCAGATTCTGGCACCACCTCCTTAATGGTGGCTGAAACGAAGGCTTTTCTT GAGTTACCAAGGCGCTTGCCTAAAGTAAAGCCAAAGGGCCAAGGGGATTCGGGAAGCCGAAGGGCAGTTGTTCTCCTACGGGACCCGGAATCTAGATTATGGCCCGTCGTCTACCATGAGAAATCTCAAATCAAAGCACTGACAAGTGGATGGGAAGCGTTTGTTAAGGAAAACAGCATTCAACCAGGAGACGAATGTGCTTTCGAAGTTGAGAACGAGTGCGAGGGCACATCCAAGAACGAGCGCGAGGTCATATTCAAAGTCGGTATCGTTCGAAAGTAA